The Salvia miltiorrhiza cultivar Shanhuang (shh) chromosome 1, IMPLAD_Smil_shh, whole genome shotgun sequence genome has a window encoding:
- the LOC131015208 gene encoding probable trehalase, which yields MEHKSLSQIIATLFAFSLMGNSSVTVTADACGPKPSGPIVPTTPLIKFLERLQETALQTYGHKDFDPKLYVDLSLKQNLSATVEAFDKLPRNGSGSVRAGELNRFVEEYLGGAEEDLVVAVPVDFVAEPEGFLVKVESPEVRAWALKVHHLWKNLTRKVSGRVLEKPDFHTLLPLGNPVIIPGSRFREVYYWDSYWIIRGLLASKMYETAKGMVYNLISLVDEFGYVLNGARAYYTNRSQPPLLSSMVVDVYNRTRDETLLTKSLPALLKEYHFWNSGIHKVIVEDAQGSNHTLSRYYARWNQPRPESLTIDTETASKLSSKCGKEKLYRELASAAESGWDFSTRWMRDESDLTTLATTSILPVDLNAFILKMEVDISLLANAIGDSVTAERFREASDSRKMAMNSILWNAEKHQWLDYWLPDSTSHTWNASNQNHKLYASNFVPLWIHPFNSDAKLVDEVTESLEKSGLICAAGIATSLIESGQQWDFPNGWAPLQHMIAEGLVKSGSEKARQVAQDIAVKWIRTNYVGFKETGAMHEKYDVRKCGASGGGGEYKPQTGFGWSNGVVLALLEEFGWPQGFKIDCT from the exons ATGGAACACAAATCATTATCACAGATCATCGCCACTCTCTTCGCCTTCTCACTCATGGGCAATTCTAGCGTTACCGTCACAGCAGATGCATGCGGCCCGAAACCGTCGGGCCCGATCGTGCCGACGACTCCGTTAATCAAATTTCTCGAGCGGCTTCAAGAGACGGCTCTCCAAACGTACGGCCACAAGGACTTTGACCCAAAGCTCTACGTAGACCTGTCACTCAAGCAAAACCTCTCGGCCACGGTCGAAGCCTTCGACAAACTCCCGCGAAACGGGTCCGGTTCGGTTCGGGCCGGGGAGCTGAACCGGTTCGTGGAGGAGTATCTGGGCGGGGCGGAGGAGGATTTGGTGGTTGCGGTCCCGGTCGACTTTGTGGCGGAGCCCGAAGGGTTCTTGGTCAAGGTGGAGAGCCCGGAGGTGAGGGCTTGGGCCTTGAAGGTGCATCATCTTTGGAAGAATTTGACGAGGAAAGTTTCGGGCCGGGTTCTTGAGAAGCCCGATTTTCACACGCTGCTGCCTTTGGGAAACCCGGTTATCATCCCCGGTTCCCGGTTCAGAGAGGTTTATTATTGGGATTCTTATTGGATCATCAG GGGGTTGTTAGCTAGTAAAATGTATGAGACGGCTAAAGGGATGGTGTATAATCTCATTTCCCTCGTAGATGAATTTGGTTATGTTCTCAACGGTGCAAGGGCCTATTACACTAATAGGAG CCAACCTCCTCTACTTAGCTCAATGGTTGTTGATGTATACAATAGAACAAGAGATGAGACTCTACTTACAAAATCGCTTCCTGCATTGCTCAAGGAGTACCACTTTTGGAACTCAG GGATTCATAAGGTGATTGTTGAAGATGCTCAAGGCTCGAATCACACTTTGAGTCGATACTATGCAAGGTGGAATCAACCCAGACCAGAGTCCTTAACCATT GATACAGAAACGGCCTCTAAACTCTCAAGCAAATGTGGTAAAGAAAAACTATATCGCGAATTGGCATCTGCTGCTGAATCTGGATGGGATTTCAGCACTAGATGGATGAG GGATGAATCTGATCTAACAACATTGGCTACGACATCAATTTTACCAGTGGACTTGAATGCTTTTATTCTCAAG atgGAAGTTGACATAAGCTTGTTGGCAAATGCAATTGGAGATTCGGTGACAGCAGAACGTTTCAGAGAAGCTTCTGATTCTAGAAAAATGGCTATGAATTCAATTCTTTGGAATGCCGAGAAGCACCAGTGGCTCGACTACTGGCTACCCGATTCCACCTCCCATACATGGAACGCTTCCAACCAGAATCACAAATTATACGCCTCCAACTTCGTCCCCTTGTGGATCCACCCTTTTAATTCAG ATGCGAAGTTGGTAGATGAAGTAACCGAAAGTCTTGAAAAATCCGGTCTGATCTGTGCTGCTGGGATTGCGACCTCTCTCATCGAATCAGGACAACAATG gGATTTTCCAAACGGTTGGGCTCCTCTGCAACACATGATTGCTGAAGGACTTGTAAAGTCCGGAAGCGAAAAGGCTAGGCAAGTTGCTCAAGATATCGCGGTGAAGTGGATAAGGACCAACTATGTGGGTTTTAAGGAGACAGGAGCAATGCACGAAAAATACGACGTACGAAAATGTGGAGCTTCCGGTGGGGGTGGCGAATATAAACCCCAA ACGGGATTTGGCTGGTCGAACGGCGTCGTATTAGCGCTCTTGGAGGAATTTGGATGGCCACAAGGCTTCAAAATCGACTGCACGTGA